From the genome of Triticum aestivum cultivar Chinese Spring chromosome 3B, IWGSC CS RefSeq v2.1, whole genome shotgun sequence, one region includes:
- the LOC123065605 gene encoding early nodulin-like protein 1: MANCKKWLLLVVGLTAMISSSEAYVFYAGGRDGWVVDPAESYNHWAERNRFQINDTIVFARGEGEGADSVLLVTEPDFDACNTRSPVRRLEDAGGRPEFRFDRSGAFFFISGDEDRCQKGKKLYVVVMAPRSQEWELAPAPGSPPLWASAPEHAEAPDMSPGNEGMSRSSLQAPPPTASAARLDLDVIAVGVVVGVLGALVL; the protein is encoded by the exons ATGGCAAACTGTAAGAAGTGGCTTCTGCTCGTTGTGGGCCTCACGGCCATGATTTCCTCGTCGGAGGCGTACGTCTTCTACGCCGGCGGCCGCGACGGCTGGGTCGTCGACCCCGCCGAGAGCTACAACCACTGGGCCGAGCGCAACCGGTTTCAGATCAACGACACCATCG TGTTTGCgcgcggcgagggcgagggcgcggACTCGGTGCTGCTGGTGACCGAGCCGGACTTCGACGCGTGCAACACGCGTAGCCCTGTCCGCCGGCTAGAGGACGCCGGTGGTCGCCCGGAGTTCCGGTTCGACCGGTCGggtgccttcttcttcatcagcggCGACGAGGACCGGTGCCAGAAGGGCAAGAAGTTGTACGTCGTCGTGATGGCGCCTCGGTCCCAGGAGTGGGAGCTCGCACCGGCGCCCGGATCGCCGCCGCTCTGGGCCTCGGCACCAGAGCACGCGGAGGCCCCGGACATGAGCCCTGGCAACGAGGGGATGTCGCGCAGCTCGCTGCAGGCGCCACCACCGACGGCGAGCGCGGCACGGTTGGACTTGGACGTGATAGCCGTCGGCGTAGTCGTGGGGGTTTTAGGGGCTCTGGTGCTCTGA